The following proteins are co-located in the Microvirga ossetica genome:
- the tal gene encoding transaldolase, protein MPSKLDQLRAMTVVVADTGDLDAVRRLKPQDCTTNPTLLLKAVEIPAYGHLLEEALTWGRKQGGSREGVVAAICDRLAVAFGAELAGIVPGRVSTEVDADLSFDTEATVKTARSIVKDYEERGVGREQILIKTASTWEGIRAAEILQKEGIDCNLTLLFSQVQAQACAEAGVFLISPFVGRILDWHVKAGGGPYTGETDPGVLSVRKIYASYKAQGIKTVVMGASFRNIGEIEALAGCDRLTISPALLDELAKAEGDLPRKLSPDNVETIQPLPRMDEKSFRFALNEDAMATEKLAEGIRSFVKDLRSLRTLVAQRLDEAKAA, encoded by the coding sequence ATGCCCTCCAAGCTCGACCAATTGCGCGCCATGACGGTCGTCGTGGCCGATACCGGCGACCTCGACGCGGTCCGCCGCCTGAAGCCCCAGGACTGCACCACCAACCCGACCCTGCTCCTGAAAGCTGTCGAGATCCCGGCCTACGGACACCTCCTCGAAGAGGCGCTCACCTGGGGCCGCAAGCAGGGCGGCTCCCGCGAGGGCGTGGTGGCAGCGATCTGCGACCGGCTCGCGGTCGCCTTCGGCGCCGAGCTTGCCGGCATCGTGCCGGGCCGTGTCTCGACGGAGGTGGATGCCGATCTCTCCTTCGACACGGAAGCGACCGTGAAGACGGCGCGGAGCATCGTCAAAGATTATGAGGAGCGCGGCGTCGGGCGCGAGCAGATCCTGATCAAGACCGCATCGACCTGGGAGGGCATCCGCGCGGCGGAGATCCTTCAGAAGGAGGGCATTGACTGCAACCTCACGCTCCTGTTCAGCCAGGTTCAGGCCCAGGCCTGTGCGGAGGCGGGCGTGTTCCTGATCTCGCCCTTCGTCGGCCGCATCCTTGACTGGCACGTGAAAGCCGGCGGCGGACCCTATACGGGCGAGACCGATCCGGGCGTGCTCTCCGTGCGCAAGATCTACGCCTCCTACAAGGCGCAAGGGATCAAGACCGTGGTGATGGGCGCCTCCTTCCGCAACATCGGAGAGATTGAGGCGCTCGCCGGCTGCGACCGCCTCACCATCTCGCCCGCGCTCCTCGACGAACTGGCGAAGGCCGAAGGCGACCTGCCGCGCAAGCTCTCGCCCGACAATGTCGAGACGATCCAGCCCCTGCCGCGCATGGACGAGAAGAGCTTCCGCTTCGCATTGAACGAAGACGCGATGGCGACCGAAAAGCTCGCCGAGGGCATCCGCTCCTTCGTGAAGGACTTGCGCAGCTTGCGTACGCTTGTGGCGCAGCGGCTCGACGAGGCGAAGGCGGCTTAA
- a CDS encoding L-lactate permease, protein MIMWSQVYNPFGSAALSTVAAAIPVVLLLAMIASGKVKAHIAAVVALVAAIAVSVFLFTMPAGLAIRAALFGVVTGMFPIGWIILNVIFLYRLTVEKGWFATLQQSVGDLTTDRRLQLLLVAFSFGAFFEGAGGFGTPVAVTGAILIGLGFSPLAASGLSLIANTAPVAYGALGAPIQGLASVTGFDPYVLGAMVGRQLPFFSVIVPFWLIWVFAGFRGMLQVWPAILVCAVSFAIPQFLISNYINPWIVDIGASLISMACLVGFMRIWRPKEVWTSPALRTHDISAGTLTRPAPLGAGTANVSPRASREDVMWAWVPWIILSIIVAIWGTGWFKALVNPIFTWSYPIPGLHNMVQKVAPIVATPTAEPAVFAFTYMSYTGTGVLIAAIIAGFVMGFSPLRLITAWFETIWVLRYSLITIAAMLAIGTLTRFSGVDATLGLAFAGTGILYPFFGTLLGWLGVALTGSDTASNVLFGGLQKITSEQLGLSPILMAAANSSGGVMGKMIDAQSIVVASTATNWFGHEGSILRFVFWHSIALACLVGGLVMLQAYVHPFTQMVLH, encoded by the coding sequence ATCATCATGTGGAGTCAGGTCTATAATCCCTTCGGCAGCGCAGCTTTGTCCACCGTCGCTGCCGCCATTCCCGTCGTCCTTCTTCTGGCGATGATCGCATCCGGCAAGGTGAAGGCCCATATTGCCGCCGTCGTCGCCCTGGTGGCGGCGATCGCGGTCTCCGTCTTCCTGTTCACCATGCCTGCTGGGCTTGCCATCCGCGCGGCGCTCTTCGGCGTCGTCACAGGCATGTTTCCCATCGGCTGGATCATCCTGAACGTGATTTTCCTCTACCGGCTGACGGTGGAGAAAGGATGGTTCGCCACGCTTCAGCAATCCGTCGGCGACCTCACGACGGATCGTCGCCTCCAGCTGCTCCTCGTCGCCTTCTCCTTCGGAGCCTTCTTCGAAGGGGCGGGCGGATTCGGTACGCCCGTTGCCGTGACCGGCGCCATCCTCATCGGGCTCGGATTCTCGCCGCTCGCGGCGTCCGGTCTCTCGCTCATCGCCAATACGGCACCGGTGGCCTATGGCGCGCTCGGTGCCCCGATCCAGGGCCTGGCCTCTGTCACGGGCTTCGATCCTTACGTCCTCGGCGCGATGGTCGGGCGCCAGCTGCCCTTCTTCTCGGTCATCGTGCCCTTCTGGCTGATCTGGGTCTTCGCGGGCTTTCGCGGCATGCTCCAAGTCTGGCCGGCCATTCTCGTCTGCGCCGTGTCCTTCGCGATCCCGCAATTCCTGATTTCCAACTACATCAATCCCTGGATCGTCGATATCGGGGCGTCCCTGATCTCGATGGCCTGCCTCGTCGGCTTCATGCGGATCTGGCGCCCGAAGGAGGTCTGGACCTCTCCCGCCCTGCGCACGCACGACATTTCCGCTGGCACCCTGACACGGCCCGCGCCGCTGGGCGCCGGCACGGCCAATGTTTCGCCCCGGGCGAGCCGTGAGGACGTCATGTGGGCGTGGGTGCCGTGGATCATCCTGTCCATCATCGTCGCGATCTGGGGCACCGGCTGGTTCAAGGCTCTCGTGAACCCGATCTTCACCTGGAGCTATCCGATTCCCGGCCTGCACAACATGGTGCAGAAGGTTGCGCCCATCGTCGCCACTCCGACGGCGGAGCCTGCCGTCTTCGCCTTCACCTACATGTCCTATACCGGCACGGGCGTGCTGATCGCGGCCATCATCGCGGGCTTCGTCATGGGATTTTCGCCCTTGCGGCTCATCACAGCCTGGTTCGAAACCATCTGGGTGCTGCGCTACTCGCTCATCACCATCGCCGCGATGCTGGCGATCGGCACGCTGACGCGCTTCTCAGGCGTCGATGCGACTCTGGGTCTTGCCTTCGCAGGGACGGGAATCCTCTACCCGTTCTTCGGCACGCTGCTCGGCTGGCTCGGCGTGGCGCTGACGGGCTCGGACACCGCATCCAACGTCCTGTTCGGCGGTTTGCAGAAGATCACGTCCGAACAGCTTGGGCTGTCCCCCATCCTCATGGCGGCGGCGAATTCCTCCGGCGGCGTGATGGGCAAGATGATCGATGCCCAATCCATCGTCGTGGCATCGACGGCGACGAACTGGTTCGGCCACGAGGGAAGCATCCTGCGCTTCGTGTTCTGGCATTCCATCGCGTTGGCCTGCCTCGTCGGCGGCCTCGTGATGCTGCAGGCCTATGTCCATCCCTTCACGCAGATGGTCCTGCATTGA
- a CDS encoding isobutyryl-CoA dehydrogenase, translating to MTQFSLTDDQIAVRDMALAFAAENLAPHALEWDEKKHFPVDVMREAAALGMAAIYTRDDVGGSGMTRLDAALIFEALATGCPAVSAYLSIHNMATWMIDRYGSDEQRQRYIPRLVTMELIASYCLTEPGSGSDAAALKTKAVRDGDHYIVNGVKQFISGAGTSDVYVTMVRTGGDGPSGISTLVIEKDMPGVSFGAQEKKMGWNAQPTAAVIFEDARVPVANLLSDEGMGFKIAMSGLDGGRINIGACSLGGAQSALDKALSYANDRKAFGKRISDFQALQFKLADMATELECARTFLWRAAAALDAKALDATRLCAMAKRMATDVGFQVANDALQIHGGYGYLADYGVEKIVRDLRVHQILEGTNEIMRLIVARDLVGRGNR from the coding sequence ATGACCCAGTTTTCCCTCACAGACGATCAAATCGCCGTCCGCGACATGGCGCTCGCCTTCGCGGCGGAGAACCTCGCTCCTCACGCCCTCGAATGGGACGAGAAGAAGCATTTTCCCGTGGATGTGATGCGCGAGGCGGCCGCGCTTGGCATGGCCGCGATCTACACCCGCGACGATGTGGGCGGATCGGGCATGACGCGGCTCGACGCGGCGCTGATCTTCGAGGCGCTGGCCACCGGCTGCCCCGCCGTCTCGGCCTATCTGTCGATCCACAACATGGCCACATGGATGATCGACCGCTACGGCTCCGACGAGCAGCGCCAACGCTACATCCCGCGCCTCGTCACCATGGAGCTGATCGCGAGCTATTGCCTGACCGAGCCGGGCTCCGGCTCGGATGCGGCGGCGCTCAAGACCAAGGCCGTGCGCGACGGCGATCATTACATCGTCAACGGCGTCAAGCAGTTCATCTCCGGCGCCGGCACGTCCGACGTCTACGTGACGATGGTGCGCACCGGTGGGGACGGTCCCTCCGGCATCTCGACGCTGGTGATCGAGAAGGACATGCCCGGCGTGTCCTTCGGCGCGCAGGAGAAGAAGATGGGCTGGAACGCGCAGCCCACCGCCGCGGTGATCTTCGAGGATGCGCGCGTGCCCGTCGCCAATCTTCTCTCCGACGAGGGCATGGGCTTCAAGATCGCCATGTCCGGCCTCGATGGCGGGCGCATCAATATCGGCGCCTGCTCGCTCGGCGGCGCGCAATCCGCCCTCGACAAGGCGCTGTCTTACGCGAACGACCGCAAGGCCTTCGGCAAGCGCATCTCGGATTTCCAGGCGCTGCAGTTCAAGCTCGCCGACATGGCGACCGAGCTCGAATGCGCACGCACCTTCCTATGGCGCGCGGCCGCCGCCCTCGACGCCAAGGCGCTCGATGCGACGAGGCTCTGCGCCATGGCCAAGCGCATGGCGACCGATGTGGGCTTCCAGGTGGCGAACGACGCGCTGCAGATCCACGGCGGCTACGGCTATCTCGCCGATTACGGGGTCGAGAAGATCGTGCGCGACCTGCGCGTGCACCAGATTCTCGAGGGCACCAACGAGATCATGCGCCTGATCGTGGCGCGCGATCTGGTGGGGCGCGGCAATCGATGA
- a CDS encoding CoA-acylating methylmalonate-semialdehyde dehydrogenase has protein sequence MREVGHFIGGKQVPGKSGRTTEFFQPMTGEVLGRVALASKDELHQAVENAKAAQPAWAATNPQRRARVMMKFLELIAKEMDSLADILAREHGKTIVDAKGDIQRGVEVAEFCTGIPHLLKGEFTEGAGPGIDMYSIRQPLGVVAGITPFNFPAMIPLWKLSPAIACGNAFILKPSERDPGVPMRLAELMMEAGLPAGILNVVNGDKEVVDAILDDPDVKAVGFVGSSPIAQYVYSRATAHGKRAQCFGGAKNHMIIMPDADLDQAADALIGAGYGSAGERCMAISVAVPVGKATADALMDKLIPRVETLKVGPSTDPSADFGPMITRAHMEKVRSYVDIGVQEGAKLVVDGRDFRMQGYENGFYMGGCLFDEVKTDMRIYKEEIFGPVLSVVRAKDYEDALRLPSDHEYGNGVAIYTRDGDAARDFASRVNVGMVGINVPIPVPLAYYTFGGWKASGFGDLNQHGPDAVRFYTKTKTVTSRWPSGIKEGAEFSIPTMK, from the coding sequence ATGCGCGAGGTCGGACATTTCATCGGCGGCAAGCAGGTTCCGGGCAAATCGGGCCGCACCACCGAATTCTTCCAGCCCATGACCGGCGAGGTTCTCGGCCGCGTCGCGCTCGCCTCCAAGGACGAGCTGCACCAGGCGGTGGAGAACGCCAAAGCCGCCCAGCCCGCCTGGGCCGCCACCAACCCGCAGCGCCGCGCCCGCGTGATGATGAAGTTCCTCGAACTCATCGCCAAGGAGATGGATTCGCTGGCCGACATCCTCGCCCGCGAGCACGGCAAGACCATCGTCGACGCCAAGGGCGACATCCAGCGCGGCGTCGAGGTGGCGGAGTTCTGCACCGGCATCCCGCACCTGCTCAAAGGCGAGTTCACGGAAGGCGCCGGCCCGGGCATCGACATGTACTCGATCCGCCAGCCGCTGGGCGTCGTCGCCGGCATCACGCCGTTCAATTTCCCGGCCATGATCCCGCTGTGGAAGCTCTCGCCGGCGATTGCCTGCGGCAACGCCTTCATCCTCAAGCCCTCCGAGCGCGATCCGGGCGTGCCGATGCGGCTTGCCGAGCTGATGATGGAAGCGGGCCTTCCCGCCGGCATCCTCAACGTGGTCAACGGCGACAAGGAAGTGGTGGACGCGATCCTCGACGATCCGGACGTCAAGGCGGTCGGCTTCGTCGGCTCCTCGCCGATCGCGCAATACGTCTATTCCCGCGCCACCGCGCACGGAAAGCGCGCCCAGTGCTTCGGCGGCGCGAAGAACCACATGATCATCATGCCCGATGCCGATCTCGATCAGGCGGCGGACGCGCTCATCGGCGCCGGCTACGGCTCGGCAGGCGAGCGCTGCATGGCGATCTCGGTCGCGGTGCCGGTCGGCAAGGCCACCGCCGACGCGCTCATGGACAAGCTGATCCCGCGGGTCGAGACCCTGAAGGTCGGCCCCTCCACCGATCCTTCCGCCGATTTCGGCCCGATGATCACCAGGGCGCATATGGAGAAGGTGCGCTCCTACGTCGATATCGGCGTCCAGGAAGGCGCCAAGCTCGTGGTCGACGGCCGCGACTTCAGGATGCAGGGCTACGAGAACGGCTTCTACATGGGCGGCTGCCTCTTCGACGAGGTGAAGACCGACATGCGCATCTACAAGGAAGAGATCTTCGGGCCCGTGCTCTCCGTGGTCCGCGCCAAGGATTACGAGGATGCGCTGCGTCTTCCCTCGGATCACGAATACGGCAACGGCGTCGCGATCTACACCCGCGACGGCGACGCCGCCCGCGATTTCGCCTCGCGCGTCAACGTGGGCATGGTCGGCATCAACGTGCCGATCCCGGTGCCGCTCGCCTATTACACCTTCGGCGGCTGGAAGGCCTCCGGCTTCGGCGACCTGAACCAGCACGGCCCGGACGCGGTGCGCTTCTATACGAAGACCAAGACCGTCACCTCCCGCTGGCCGTCCGGAATCAAGGAAGGCGCGGAATTCTCCATTCCGACCATGAAGTAA
- a CDS encoding M20 aminoacylase family protein has product MPIINRVADLADEITAWRRDFHENPELLFDVHRTAGIVADKLKSFGCDEVVTGLGRTGVVGVIKGRTNNSGKVIGLRADMDALPIEEATDVAHKSKVPGKMHACGHDGHTAMLLGAAKYLAETRNFDGTAVVIFQPAEEGGGGGNEMLKDGLMERFGVHEVYGMHNMPGIPVGQFAIRPGAMMAAADRFTITIEGKGGHAARPHDCIDPVVVSAHVITALQTIASRSADPLDSVVVSVCTVKAGDAYNVIPQTAMLLGTVRTLAPEVRDLAENRIRAIVENVCAAFDAKATIDYDRGYPVTINDPDKTEFMASIARAVGGENAVDTAILPLMGAEDFSYMLEQRPGAYIFLGNGDTAGVHHPAYDFNDEASPYGVSLWAKIVETGMPAR; this is encoded by the coding sequence ATGCCGATCATCAACCGCGTCGCCGATCTCGCCGATGAAATCACCGCGTGGCGCCGCGACTTCCACGAAAACCCCGAACTTCTGTTCGACGTTCACCGCACGGCGGGAATCGTAGCGGACAAGCTCAAGAGCTTCGGCTGCGACGAGGTCGTGACCGGTCTCGGGCGGACGGGCGTGGTGGGCGTCATCAAGGGCCGCACGAACAATTCCGGAAAGGTGATCGGCCTGCGCGCCGACATGGACGCGCTGCCCATCGAGGAGGCGACGGACGTTGCCCACAAGTCCAAGGTCCCCGGCAAGATGCATGCCTGCGGCCATGACGGGCACACCGCCATGCTGCTGGGTGCTGCGAAATATCTGGCCGAGACGCGCAATTTCGACGGCACAGCGGTGGTGATCTTCCAGCCGGCGGAGGAAGGCGGCGGCGGCGGCAACGAGATGCTGAAGGACGGCCTCATGGAGCGTTTCGGCGTGCACGAGGTTTATGGCATGCACAACATGCCGGGCATTCCCGTGGGCCAGTTCGCCATCCGTCCCGGCGCGATGATGGCCGCTGCCGACCGCTTCACCATCACCATCGAAGGCAAGGGCGGCCATGCGGCGCGCCCGCATGACTGCATCGATCCCGTCGTCGTGTCGGCGCATGTGATCACGGCTCTGCAGACCATCGCCTCGCGCAGTGCCGATCCGCTCGATTCCGTAGTGGTGTCCGTCTGCACCGTGAAGGCGGGCGACGCCTACAACGTCATTCCGCAGACCGCGATGCTGCTCGGCACCGTGCGCACCCTTGCGCCCGAAGTCCGCGATCTCGCCGAGAACCGTATCCGTGCCATCGTCGAGAATGTCTGCGCCGCGTTCGACGCCAAGGCCACGATCGACTACGACCGCGGCTATCCGGTGACCATCAACGATCCCGACAAGACCGAGTTCATGGCCAGCATTGCCCGGGCCGTCGGCGGCGAGAACGCCGTCGACACCGCCATCCTGCCGCTCATGGGCGCTGAAGATTTCTCCTACATGCTGGAGCAGCGTCCCGGCGCCTACATCTTCCTCGGGAACGGCGACACCGCCGGCGTCCATCACCCGGCCTACGACTTCAACGACGAGGCCAGCCCCTATGGCGTCTCTCTCTGGGCGAAGATCGTGGAGACGGGCATGCCGGCTCGATAA
- a CDS encoding DUF5367 family protein has translation MMLRSLGLGLALTAAIFALFLWAGPWFFLDGRRPFQLNFAAGAVLGLMLGLSVGRILRAPGQDTARAMGFVAVPGMLILAAIGSHFAVFFPRLDPALDKVFGSLMLWFYGFALTGALWKARNA, from the coding sequence ATGATGCTCAGGTCGCTCGGCCTCGGCCTGGCCCTGACCGCAGCGATCTTCGCGCTGTTCCTGTGGGCCGGCCCGTGGTTCTTCCTGGATGGGCGGCGGCCGTTCCAGCTCAACTTCGCGGCCGGCGCCGTGCTCGGCCTGATGCTCGGCCTGTCGGTCGGCCGCATCCTGCGCGCGCCCGGACAGGACACGGCCCGGGCGATGGGCTTCGTCGCCGTTCCGGGCATGCTGATCCTGGCCGCCATAGGCTCGCATTTCGCCGTGTTCTTTCCGCGGCTCGACCCCGCCCTCGACAAGGTGTTCGGATCGCTGATGCTGTGGTTCTACGGCTTCGCGCTCACCGGAGCTCTCTGGAAGGCGCGCAACGCATGA
- a CDS encoding DUF7662 domain-containing protein → MSKYEPLKHHLATLHVPTWRASFKEIERILGFGLPPSSRRHRALWSNNAQNHVMTQAWLSAGWRTEQVDLEKEELVFRKIGPGDDEGSPAKSPPHAKSPSVKSPFAGLKGTVRINIEFDITSPTGEDWAAERGAL, encoded by the coding sequence TTGTCCAAGTACGAGCCGTTGAAGCATCACCTCGCCACGCTGCATGTTCCGACGTGGCGAGCCAGCTTCAAGGAGATCGAGCGTATCCTCGGTTTCGGGTTGCCCCCGTCCTCGCGCCGGCACCGGGCCCTGTGGTCGAACAATGCGCAAAACCATGTCATGACCCAAGCTTGGCTGAGCGCGGGCTGGCGGACGGAGCAGGTCGATCTCGAAAAGGAGGAACTGGTCTTTCGCAAGATCGGTCCCGGCGACGACGAGGGCTCACCGGCGAAATCGCCTCCGCATGCCAAGTCTCCCTCCGTCAAATCTCCCTTTGCCGGGCTCAAGGGAACAGTGCGCATCAACATCGAATTCGACATCACCTCTCCGACCGGGGAAGACTGGGCCGCCGAGCGAGGAGCCCTCTAG
- a CDS encoding LysR family transcriptional regulator, translating into MSAFDWDDLRFFLAVARAGRLTAAARQLEADHTTVSRRISALEAALKAKLFERSPQGYTLTEQGERLLAKAEAMETQALAVASELGGADLALSGTVRIGAPDGIGTYFLAPELGALAERHPGLTLQLVALPRTFSLSKREADIAVTLEQPTEGRLVSRKLTDYRLRLYASQDYLNRHGPVADLSDLAGKTLVTYVADLLYSPVLDYFSALEKHTARRFECASVVAQAEAVRAGIGIGILHDYAVRQFPELQVVLPDISYLRTYWLVTHADVRSLRRVEEVYSFILSRVRANRGLFV; encoded by the coding sequence ATGAGTGCATTCGACTGGGACGATCTCCGCTTTTTCCTCGCCGTCGCCCGCGCCGGGCGCTTGACGGCGGCCGCTCGCCAGCTCGAGGCCGATCATACCACCGTTTCGCGCCGCATCTCAGCGCTTGAGGCCGCCCTCAAGGCCAAGCTGTTCGAGAGGAGCCCTCAGGGCTACACCCTGACCGAGCAGGGCGAGCGGCTGCTGGCCAAGGCGGAGGCGATGGAGACCCAGGCGCTTGCCGTGGCAAGCGAGCTCGGCGGCGCGGACCTCGCGCTCTCCGGCACCGTGCGCATCGGCGCGCCGGACGGGATCGGCACCTATTTCCTCGCGCCTGAGCTCGGGGCGCTCGCCGAACGGCACCCTGGCCTCACGCTGCAGCTCGTGGCCTTGCCGCGCACCTTCTCGCTCTCCAAGCGCGAGGCCGACATCGCGGTCACCCTGGAGCAGCCGACGGAAGGGCGCCTCGTCTCGCGCAAGCTCACCGATTACCGCCTCCGGCTCTACGCCTCGCAGGATTATCTCAACCGCCACGGGCCGGTGGCGGACCTCTCGGATCTCGCGGGCAAAACTCTCGTCACCTATGTGGCCGACCTTCTCTACAGCCCGGTGCTCGACTATTTCTCGGCCCTCGAGAAACACACCGCGCGCCGCTTTGAATGCGCCAGCGTGGTGGCCCAGGCCGAGGCGGTGCGGGCCGGAATCGGCATCGGCATCCTGCACGACTACGCGGTGCGGCAGTTCCCGGAGCTTCAGGTCGTGCTGCCGGACATCTCGTATCTTCGCACCTACTGGCTCGTCACCCACGCGGATGTGCGCTCCTTGCGCCGTGTGGAGGAGGTCTATTCCTTCATCCTGAGCCGGGTCCGGGCCAACCGGGGATTGTTTGTGTGA
- a CDS encoding type II toxin-antitoxin system VapC family toxin, with amino-acid sequence MAPLLLDTCAVLWIANGEEISEDCRRAVDEAAPSDRILISPITAWEIGTLVRKGRIALSMPPEAWFDAALALPGVRLAPMPPRTLIASAFLPGMPPADPADRIIAATARTEGFVLVTRDRKLLSYGNEGHVRVLAC; translated from the coding sequence GTGGCTCCCCTTCTTCTCGACACCTGCGCCGTTCTCTGGATCGCCAACGGCGAAGAGATATCGGAGGATTGCCGCCGGGCCGTCGATGAAGCCGCTCCGTCAGATCGGATCCTGATCTCCCCGATCACGGCGTGGGAAATCGGAACGCTTGTCCGAAAAGGGAGAATCGCCTTGAGTATGCCGCCTGAAGCATGGTTCGATGCGGCCTTAGCCCTGCCCGGCGTGAGGTTGGCTCCCATGCCTCCGCGGACTCTGATCGCGTCGGCATTTCTACCAGGCATGCCTCCGGCAGACCCCGCAGACCGGATTATCGCCGCAACGGCTCGAACAGAGGGTTTCGTCCTAGTGACCCGCGACCGGAAGCTTCTATCTTATGGTAACGAAGGACATGTTCGCGTCCTTGCGTGCTGA
- a CDS encoding peptide ABC transporter permease: protein MIRSISQTANPSADAAAILRRLGFAILFFAVPLAALFTRRALVAMAPLAVILLVLASVLDGSARNAREKLTALMVSPGGVAGMVLLLWAGLSLVWTPFLPQASERLLNITGMALMALGGYLAVPERMRSANLYLLPIGVGLAALIAIGLSITGGSALDPEGLSLERGMLMLVVLLWPALAWLHSRGRNLEAIGLALAVAVCSLLTREGLPLYGLIAGTLAFVVTAWSPALGSRLTGLVMAGLLLFAPLLPFVLKPLAIGLFGPKAPVVVSLDAWRQIVLSEPLRLVTGHGLETALRGRFFGLIPPTAPSTLLFEIWYELGLVGAAAGSIILYQAATRARIQRATVEPGIMAAFACTFTLGCLGIGTAQVWWFTTLVVLVLIFVAIERGQFRTKRPKAVLRRKV from the coding sequence ATGATCCGCTCGATTTCCCAAACGGCAAATCCATCCGCCGATGCCGCCGCCATCTTGCGGCGTCTCGGTTTCGCGATCCTGTTCTTCGCCGTGCCCCTGGCGGCGCTGTTCACGCGGCGGGCCCTGGTGGCCATGGCGCCGCTGGCGGTCATTCTCCTCGTCCTTGCCTCGGTGCTCGACGGCAGCGCCAGGAACGCCCGGGAAAAGCTGACCGCCCTGATGGTGTCGCCGGGCGGCGTCGCCGGCATGGTCCTGCTGCTCTGGGCCGGCCTGTCGCTGGTCTGGACGCCGTTCCTGCCCCAGGCTTCGGAGAGGCTTCTGAACATCACCGGCATGGCCCTCATGGCGCTTGGCGGCTATCTCGCGGTGCCCGAGCGGATGCGCTCGGCCAATCTCTATCTCCTGCCCATCGGCGTCGGCCTGGCCGCCCTGATCGCGATCGGCCTGTCGATCACAGGCGGCAGCGCGCTCGACCCGGAGGGCCTGAGCCTCGAGCGCGGCATGCTGATGCTCGTCGTGCTGCTCTGGCCGGCGCTGGCCTGGCTCCATTCCCGCGGACGCAATCTGGAGGCCATCGGCCTCGCCCTGGCCGTGGCCGTCTGCTCTCTTCTCACCCGTGAGGGCCTGCCTCTCTACGGGCTGATCGCCGGTACCCTCGCCTTCGTCGTCACCGCCTGGAGTCCCGCCCTCGGATCGCGGCTGACGGGCCTCGTCATGGCAGGCCTGCTGCTGTTTGCGCCGCTCCTGCCTTTCGTGCTGAAGCCTCTGGCGATCGGCCTCTTCGGCCCCAAGGCACCGGTGGTGGTGAGCCTGGACGCCTGGCGCCAGATCGTCCTCAGCGAGCCCCTGCGCCTCGTGACCGGGCACGGCCTGGAAACCGCCCTGCGCGGCCGCTTCTTCGGCCTGATTCCGCCGACCGCGCCGTCCACGCTCCTGTTCGAGATCTGGTACGAGCTCGGGCTGGTAGGCGCCGCGGCGGGCAGCATCATTCTCTATCAGGCCGCCACCCGGGCGAGAATCCAGCGCGCCACGGTGGAGCCCGGCATCATGGCCGCCTTCGCCTGCACCTTCACCCTGGGCTGTCTCGGCATCGGCACCGCGCAGGTCTGGTGGTTCACCACCCTCGTGGTCCTGGTGCTGATCTTCGTCGCCATCGAGCGCGGCCAGTTCCGCACCAAGCGCCCCAAGGCCGTGTTGCGCAGAAAAGTTTGA
- the mmsB gene encoding 3-hydroxyisobutyrate dehydrogenase encodes MTQIAFIGLGNMGGPMAANLVKAGHNVIGFDLSPASCDQARSEGASIAASTAEAVRDAEVVITMLPAGKHVLSVWTDILPSVKDGALLIDCSTIDVESARKAHGLARERGGSLASLDAPVSGGVGGAKGATLTFMAGGARQAFDRAEPILSKMGKKVVHCGEAGAGQAAKICNNMILGISMIGVAEAFVLGEKLGLSHQALFDVASTSSGQCWSLTTYCPVPGPVPASPANNGYKPGFAAALMLKDLKLAQEAALASGAATPLGAEAAQLYSLFANAGHEGDDFSGIVNFIRGQKG; translated from the coding sequence ATGACCCAAATCGCCTTCATCGGCCTCGGCAACATGGGCGGGCCCATGGCCGCCAATCTCGTCAAGGCGGGGCACAACGTCATCGGCTTCGACCTGTCGCCGGCCTCCTGCGATCAGGCGCGCTCGGAAGGCGCGAGCATCGCCGCCTCGACCGCCGAGGCCGTTCGGGACGCGGAGGTGGTGATCACCATGCTGCCCGCCGGCAAGCATGTGCTCTCGGTCTGGACCGACATCCTGCCCTCGGTGAAGGACGGCGCGCTGCTGATCGACTGCTCCACCATCGATGTGGAGAGCGCCCGCAAGGCGCATGGGCTGGCGCGCGAGCGGGGCGGCAGCCTGGCAAGCCTCGATGCGCCGGTCTCCGGCGGCGTCGGCGGCGCGAAGGGCGCCACGCTGACCTTCATGGCGGGCGGCGCGAGGCAAGCTTTCGACCGGGCCGAGCCGATCCTGTCCAAGATGGGCAAGAAGGTCGTCCATTGCGGCGAGGCCGGTGCCGGCCAGGCGGCGAAGATCTGCAACAACATGATCCTCGGCATCTCGATGATCGGCGTGGCGGAGGCCTTCGTCCTGGGTGAAAAGCTCGGGCTTTCGCATCAGGCGCTGTTCGATGTCGCGTCCACCTCCTCGGGCCAGTGCTGGTCGCTCACCACCTATTGCCCGGTGCCGGGCCCGGTCCCGGCCTCCCCCGCCAATAACGGCTACAAGCCGGGCTTCGCGGCGGCTTTGATGCTCAAGGACCTGAAGCTGGCGCAGGAGGCTGCGCTCGCCTCCGGCGCCGCGACGCCGCTGGGTGCCGAGGCCGCGCAGCTGTATTCGCTCTTTGCCAATGCCGGCCACGAGGGCGACGATTTCTCCGGCATCGTCAATTTCATCCGGGGGCAGAAGGGCTGA